A window from Acropora palmata chromosome 14, jaAcrPala1.3, whole genome shotgun sequence encodes these proteins:
- the LOC141866760 gene encoding putative ATP-dependent DNA helicase RecS, which translates to MSSFSLNTFFNAVNYALTVSNYQDFFLRVKQYKVLEAVLSGRDIAILPTGYGKSVIFHLLPYLFDYISKLNESPQNSIILVVTPLNALVDDQLKILTHRGISSTVLKSKKPVSDADEDCDSDSVDNEKSHGLTNDSETLGNLKEGKCRIIFSHPEAFISCKEGRMLLLSKVYQDRVMACVIDEAHLVEEWGFDFRPDFANLSQLVSIYSNISTNCNST; encoded by the coding sequence ATGTCTTCTTTTAGCTTGAACACGTTTTTCAATGCTGTAAACTATGCTCTAACAGTTTCAAATTACCAAGACTTTTTTCTCCGTGTGAAGCAGTACAAAGTTTTGGAAGCTGTTCTTTCAGGAAGAGACATAGCAATCCTTCCAACTGGTTATGGAAAATCAGTAATTTTCCATTTGTTGCCGTACCTATTTGATTACATTTCTAAGCTTAATGAAAGCCCCCAAAATAGCATTATTTTAGTTGTTACTCCACTAAATGCGTTAGTGGATGATCAGCTCAAGATCCTTACACATCGTGGAATCTCATCCACTGTGCTGAAGTCTAAAAAACCAGTTAGTGATGCTGATGAAGATTGTGATAGTGACAGTGTTGACAATGAAAAGTCACATGGGCTTACCAATGATTCTGAAACCTTAGGAAacttaaaggaaggaaaatgcAGGATCATATTTTCACATCCTGAAGCTTTTATTTCGTGCAAGGAAGGGCGAATGCTTCTTTTGTCAAAAGTCTACCAAGACCGTGTCATGGCGTGTGTTATTGATGAAGCACATCTCGTAGAGGAATGGGGTTTTGACTTCAGGCCTGACTTTGCTAATCTGTCCCAACTTGTGTCGATCTATTCCAATATTAGCActaactgcaacagcacctaA